CTAACTGGTTCATATCGGAAGTGATCGTATTTAACTGTCCATTCAGTCCGCTAAGGTCGCTCTCCAACCCCTGTTTTTCATTGGTCAGGCTGTCCACCTGATCTTTCGCATCTTCTTTCTGTTTCTTAAGGTCTGTGATCTGGTCTTTTGCCTTATCAATATCTTTCTGTGTCGTTCCTGCATGGACAGTTGCCGTAACAAGCATGCAGCCGGTCAGTATTCCTCCCAGGATTCTTCTCAAAAAATTGTGTCTCATGCTGTTCCTTTCGGCTGAACAGTAACCTTTCGGCTGCTGTTGTATTTTTCGTTCATTGTATTTCTTCTATTAATATGGTATTATAGCATGTAAAGCACAATATGAATATTAATTTTTTCACATACCATTATTGGGGGAATATTCAGGCATCTGGTGTCTGGATATGGTATAAAAAAGCCTGATAATCATCACAGGGGGAGGATTTACCTATGCAATTTGTAAAAACAGCAGATTTAAAACCCGGCATGAGACTTGCAAAACCAATCTACAATAAGATGGGTGTTCTTCTTTATGAAAGAGACACACTTTTAACCATGCAGGGTATTAACAGTATCGAAAACTTTGGTCTGATCGGTATTTTTATTCTTGAGCCGGCAGAGCCGGTACCGCCTCTTTCCAGAGAGGATCTTGAATTCGAACAGTTCCAGACGATATATGTTTTTAAACTAAAAGAAAATATGGATCGTCTGCAGGCCAATCAGGCACCTGTTTCGCTGAGCGATCTCGTCCGGGACATCCAGACACATTACGGCAGTCTTGATCACAAATTAAATTTTGCACAAAACCTGCGAAGTTCTGCAGATTTTGTTTACAAACATTCCATCAGTGTCGGCATTCTCTGTGCGATGATCACAAATCAGATGCATCTGCCTGCTGCAGAACAGACAGCCCTTATCACAGCTGCGCTTCTCTACGATTTTGGTTATCTGTATGTACCACAGACAGTGTTAGACAAGGGGGATGACCTTACAACAGCAGATAAGGATTTTATCCAGCTCAACTTAGAGCGCGGTTATGAAACGCTCCGCCCGGACCGTGGTGATTATAAATTCCCGGTACATACGCTTGATATCATCCAGCAGATCATTTTTAAAAACAGCCGTACTTTAAAAGTCAAAGAACCGGCAGACAATATCCGTCTTCTCGTCGATATTTTAGCAGTAGCGGACGAATTTGACCATCTGACCGCAATGAACATTAACAAACCGCCAATTTCAGAAATTGCTGCCATGGGACGTCTGAAAAAGGATAAAGCCACCTACAATCCGCTCGTACTTTCCGCTTTAGCAGAATGTATCCATATTCTTCCGACCGGTGCATGTGTTGATCTTTCCGATGGAGAAAAAGCCCTTGTGCTTGCAGAGAATCCGGCTGATTTTCTTCATCCGATGGTACTGAAGTTTTCCACAAACATGATATACGATTTAAGTGACCCGGTGATCAGTAAATCTTTAAAGATCACAGATATCATGAAAACTATGGACAACCGCATCGCTTTAGACAAAGATTCTGTCAAACAATTTGTCTCTGATGCCTATATCAAAGAAACGGCAGACCGTTTCCGCAAGGTTAAACTTCAGATTGCCCAGCACAAGCAAAGTGAGCTGGAACAGAAAGCTGCAAGTGCTTTAATGAGCAGTGCTTCCGTGATCCCACAGAATGCCGGCACAGAAAAATCACTGACACAAAAAAAGACACGCAAAAAAATGAAACTTCGTTAATAATAGAATACGCACTCCGCAAATATTCCATTACGATAAAAAAGAAAGACATGGCAGGATTTCCGATCACTGTCATGTCTTTTTTCTGATGAACTAGAGATATTTTTTCAGCACCTTCCGTACTGCACCCGGTCCTTCTAACATCTCTTTAAACATTTTTATTACTTTTTCCGCAATTCCTGCCTCATAAAGATCACATCCAAATAAAGTATCATTTGATAAAATGTCAGAAAGTTTTCCATCTGCACTGTCCGGATCTGATAAATGGACATCTTTCAGTTTCTCCTGCATAACCGAAAGCATTGGATCACTGCTTGGTGTAAACTCTTTTCCTGCATCATCTACTGCAAGAAGGTAACGGAGCCATCCGGCAATCACAAGCGGGATTCCTGTCAGTTCGTTTAAATCTTTTCCTGCTTTACAGTAGCTTTTGATCGTCTCTCCAAAGCGGATCGCAAGTTTCTGACTCGTGTCAGTTGCAATTCTCTGTGGAGTATCCGGAATAAACGGATTTGGGAGACGTTTGGTCAGCACCTCATCTAAAAACTTCTCCGGACTTAAGATCTTAGGATCTGTAACTACAGGCATACCTTCTTTTTTGCCGATCAGTTCTACTAATTTCTTTAACTCTGTATCTTTCATTTCAGCAGCAATGCTCTCATAACCAAGCATACATCCATATACTGCAAGTGCTGTGTGAAGCGGATTTAAACATGTCGTCACTTTCATACGCTCGGTATCATTGACCGTATCGCGGTCTGTCATATATACACCTGCTTTTTCAAGCGCAGGTCTGCCGTTCGGGAAACGGTCTTCCACAACCAGATACTGTGGTTCCTCTGCATTGACAAATGGTGCGATATATGTATTTTTTCCGGTAATGACAGGTGCCATTTCTCCAATTTCAAGTTCCTTTAGGGCATCTTCCACCACTTTTGCCGGACGCGGCGTGATCTTGTCGATCATTGTCCATGGAAATGACACTTTTTCTTCATTATTTACCCAGTCTGCAAATTCTTTTGTTACAAAGCCTCGTTTTTCCCATTCCTCTACGACGGTCAGAACGCTGGTCTTTAATTTTTCTCCATTGTGTGAACAGTTATCCATACTGACAACGGCAACCGGCGTACCACCACTTAAAAACCGCTCCAGTAGAAGTGCTGTCACTTTGCTCATTGCATGTGAGCATTTTTCCGGTCCATTTTCAAAATCCTGCTGTACAACCGGCAGATATGCACCCTCTATATTTTTTAAGGCATATCCTTTTTCTGTGATCGTAAACGAAACCATCTGTAAGGATGGATTACGAAAAACCGCTTTTAACTGTTCCATATCTTCTGGAAATTCCGTGCCGGCACGAAGTCCTGCCCCGATCGAAGCGATCACTTCTTTTTTCATGGTTCCATCCGGAAGTAGACTTACCATCAGCGTCATGTTATCATGCGGGCGGTAGATCTGATCTATGATATCGTAATCAAATGTATCAGCTGCTATAATTCCGCTCTTCTCAAGCCCCTGATTTAACAGGGACTGCTGCAATGCCGCAATAAACCCCCGAAAAATGTTTCCGGCACCAAAGTGTACCCATACCGGATTATTTTTCGTTTCTGCCATCATTGCCTGTACATCAAATTCCGGCAGTTTTACATTTCTTTCCTGCCATGCGCTTTTATCTTTGATTCCCTCTAAATTTAACTGAAGCATTTTATTCTCCCTTCTCTTTTATAACTATTTTGCTTTAGTTCTTTCTGGCAGCTTTGTCAATTGCTTCCCAAAGACCATTTAAGTATGTAACTCCAAGTGCACGGTCATATAATCCATATCCAGGTCTTCCTGTCTCATCCCATATCATTCTTCCGTGATCCGGTCTGATATAGGTATCTGGGCATGTCTCGTAAACTGCTTTTACAATCTCATACATATCCAGACTTCCATCCGAAGAAAGATGGCTGCTCTCGCGAAAATTATGATATCCCAAATGCTTGATATTACGGATATGCATACAGCCGATACGGTTCATCTCACCAAAATGCCGGATGATCGAAGGAATATCATTTGCAGGATCTGATCCAAGGGAACCAGTGCATAAACATACTGTATTTGCCGGTGAATCATGCAGTTTTACGATACGGTCATAATCATCCTGACTGTGTGCGATACGTGGCAGTCCAAAGATATCCCATGCCGGATCATCCGGATGGCATGCCATCACAACGCCACACTCCTCACAGACCGGGATGATCGCATCCAGAAAATATTTAAAATTCTCCCGCAGCATATCACCTGTCATTCCCTCATAATTTTTTAAAGTAGTCTCTAACTCTGCCAGACGCTCCGGCTCCCATCCCGGCAATGAAAAACCGTTACAATCTGCGGCAGTCTTTTTCACGATTTCAACCGGTCCCATCGTTCCGAGATCCTTTTCATCAAAATATAAGCTGTTTGATCCGTCCTCCGGAATCACACGCGCAAGATCTGTACGCAGCCAGTCAAATACCGGCATAAAATTATAAACGATGACTTTTACTCCGTATTCAGCAAGATTGCGGATCGTTGTCTTATAATTTTCAATATATTTGTCTCTTGTCGGCAGACCGATCTTGATATCCTCATGGACATTGACACTCTCGATCACTTCACACTCTAATCCGGCTTTATGAATCCCGTCAATATAATCTTTGATCTCTTCTTTTGTCCAGACTTCTCCTGCTGCCTTGTAATCCAAAAATCCCATAACCCCGGTCATCCCCGGAATCTGTTTGATCTGGCTTAATTTTACTGAGTCACTGTTTTCTCCAAACCAGCGAAATGTCATCTTCATATGAAATCCTCCTTTTTGAATCCCTATAATGATCCTGTACCATCTGTTATTTTTGTTATCTGAATCATAACATATCTTTTTCAACTTGTCTACTAGTATACTAGTTGGTGTAAAATTTTTTCTATATTTCACAGAATATTCCAGTGGGTGTATCTTTTCATTTTTCAAAATATTCCGGATAAACTTCGCGGATTGCATCTTCCTCTAAACGGAAACGCTGCAGGTGATGCGTAAGGATCTCTGCTGCCTGCCTGGCATCCTGTGCTTCAATCGCTTCTAATATCTTTTTGTGATCATCCACAACTTTCAGATCTTTCACTACACCGATACTTAAATCACGCACCCGGTCAAAATGGACACAGATCCCCTCCATCATGGTATATGCCTGCATTTTCCCGGCTATCTGAAATAATTTTTTATGAAAATCATTATCCAGTTCTAACAGACGGATATGATCTGGATTTTTAAGATAAAATTCCTGAAGCATTACATTTTCCCGCAGTTCTTTTAAATCATCCTCCGTCCGCATACCACAGACAAGCTCCACAACTGCTTTTTCAAGTGCCATACGCACAAAATCCGCTTCCTCCACCATCGCATAATCAATATAAGCGACACGGCTGCCGCGCTGCGGCAGGACTTCAATGATCCCTGTCTTGGCAAGTTCAATAAATGCTTCGCGCACCGGTGTTCTTGACAGTCCAAGCTGATCTGCGATCTCTTTTTCGCTCAGCATCGTACCGGGCTTTAATTCCCTGTATACAATATTATAACGCATAACTCTGTATGCATAATCTCTTCCGGTCTCCCCCGGATTCCGCTCCTGTATGATCATATTTTATGTAAAATTGCCGGCACAGGCAATTCTATTTCCTTTCTGACATTGCTTCTTACTCACCTGTATATTGTTCTATAGTACAAATATTGTATCATAAAACAGCACATTTCCCTAAGGATTTGTGCTGTCTTTTGTCAGTTCCATTATTTATTATTAGAACAAAGAGTCGCTTGCGACTCTTTCGCGCTCGAGCGATGCTGTTTACTGCTAACTTCTTCTCCGCGAGATGCCGCATCCCGCCCGGAGGGCTTTTTGATTCATAGGACATAATTTCCTATGAATCAAGAAAGAATCCTGCTTTGCAGGATTCTCCGCCTGCGGCGGGTCGCTCCAGCGACATAATTCCACTCCGACGCAGTGCGCTCCTGCCCGGAGGGCTTTTTAATTCATAGGACGTAATTTCCTATGAATTAAAAAATTACAGATTCTTTACGGTAGCAATATCCACCGGTGTCAGATCATCGGTCGCAGTCTCTAAGCTGCGTGCTAACGCATTTGCCGTATCCATTGCCGTGATACAGTAAACACCTGTCTCGATTGCATTTCTCCGGATCAGGAATCCGTCTCTGGTCTTATCACCATTTCCCTGTGTCGGTGTGTCAATGACAAGGTCGATCTTATGTCCTAAGATTAAGTCCATAACGTTCGGTGACTCCTGAGAGATCTTGTTGACACGAAGTGCATTGACGCCGTGCTCCTGTAAATATTTTGCGGTGCTTCTCGTTGCGTAAATCTTGTAGCCAAGTGCCTCAAAACGTTTTGCAACACCGACTGCTTCCGGTTTATCTGCATCTTTTACTGTCATGATCATCTGTTTGTACTTCGGTAAAGTCACACCTGCACCGAGGAATGCTTTGTAGAGAGCCTCGTTAAAGGTCTTTGCAATACCAAGGCACTCACCGGTTGATTTCATCTCCGGTCCTAAGGAGATCTCAGCACCACGCAGTTTCTCGAAGGAGAATACCGGCATCTTGATTGCAATGTAATCTGCGGTCGGTGCAAGTCCCGGCTCATATCCAAGTCCACGGATCGTATCACCGATAATTACTTTCGTTGCAAGATCAACGATCGGAATACCGGTAACTTTGCTGATGTATGGCACAGTTCTCGAAGAACGCGGGTTTACTTCGATGACATACACCTGCTCGTCCATGGCGATAAACTGGATATTGATCAGTCCGATTACATGCAGTGCCTGTGCAAGACGTTTGGTATACTCAACGATCGTCTCTTTGACATGGTCACTGATCGTCGGTGCCGGGTAAACAGAAATACTGTCTCCGGAGTGTACACCGGTACGCTCGATGTGCTCCATGATACCAGGGATCAGGATATCCGTTCCATCACAGACTGCATCGACTTCGATCTCTTTTCCCTGTAAATATTTATCTACAAGGATCGGGTGATCCTGTGCAATACGGTTGATGATGCCGATAAATTCTTCGATCTCATCATCATTAAATGCGATCTTCATACCCTGTCCACCAAGTACGTAAGAAGGTCTTACCAGTACCGGATAACCGAGACGGTTTGCAACTTCTTTCGCTTCCTCTGCAGTAAACACGGTTCCACCTGCTGCTCTCGGAATCTGTGTTTTCTCTAAGATCTCATCGAAAAGCTCACGATCCTCTGCCGCATCGACATCCTCTGCTTTTGTTCCAAGGATCTTAACGCCCATCTTCATCAGGCTCTCGGTTAATTTGATCGCAGTCTGTCCACCAAACTGTACGACAGCACCATCCGGTTTTTCGAGTCTTACGATGCTCTCTACATCTTCCGGTGTCAGAGGCTCAAAATAAAGTTTGTCAGCAATATCAAAGTCAGTGGAAACGGTCTCCGGGTTGTTGTTGATGATGACGGTCTCCCATCCCTCTTTTGCAAATGCCCAGGTACAGTGTACGGAGCAGTAATCAAACTCGATACCCTGTCCGATACGAATCGGACCGGAACCAAGTACCAGTACCTTTTTCTTTGGATTGGTTTCGATGGCTTCGTTCTCACTTCCGAATACGGAATAGTAGTACGGTGTGGATGCCTCAAACTCTGCGGCACAGGTATCTACCATCTTGAATGCTGCCACGATGCCATTTTCATAACGCATATCATGGATTTCTTTTTCGGTCTTTCCGGTCAGTTTTGCAATAACACTGTCCGGGAATTCGATACGTTTTGCTTCTTTTAATAACTCTACAGTTAAAGGCTCATTCTTTAACTGATTTTCCATCTCAACTAAGATGGCAAGTTTATCAATAAACCAGCGGTCAATCTTTGTGATCTCATGGATCTCATCATAACTTTCGCCTCTGCGGAGTGCCTCTGCGATCACCCAGATACGGCGGTCATCCACCACATGAAGCTGCTCGTTTAACTCTTTATCAGAAAGTCCTGTAAAGTCATAAGACATTAAGCTGTCTACGTGCTGCTCTAAGGAACGGATTGCTTTCATCAATGCGCCCTCAAAGTTGTTGCAGATACTCATGACCTCTCCGGTCGCCTTCATCTGTGTGGTAAGTGTTCTCTTTGCCGTGATGAATTTGTCAAACGGAAGTCTCGGAATCTTTACAACACAATAGTCAAGCATCGGCTCGAAACTTGCATAAGTTTTTCCGGTAATTGCATTTTTGATCTCATCTAAGGTGTAACCTAATGCGATCTTTGCAGCAACTTTTGCGATCGGGTATCCGGTTGCTTTGGATGCAAGTGCAGAAGAACGGGATACACGCGGGTTAACCTCGATGACGCAGTACTCAAAGCTGTCCGGATTCAATGCATACTGTACGTTACATCCTCCGGTGATATTTAACTCGGAAATAATATTTAATGCAGATGTACGGAGCATCTGGTATTCCTTATCGCCAAGTGTCTGGGAAGGTGCAACAACGATGGAATCACCGGTATGTACACCGACCGGATCGATATTTTCCATGTTACATACGGTGATACAGTTGCCGTTCGCATCACGCATTACCTCATACTCGATCTCTTTCCATCCTGCGATACAACGCTCTACCAATACCTCTCCGACACGGGAAAGACGCAGACCGTTTGTTAAGATCTCAACCAGCTCGGTCTCGTTATGTGCGATACCACCGCCGCTTCCGCCAAGCGTATATGCCGGACGAAGTACGACCGGATAACCAATGGTATTGGTAAACTTGATACCATCTTGTACGTTGTGTACGACCTGGGATGCTGCACAAGGCTCACCGATCTTTTCCATGGTATCTTTGAATGCCTGACGATCCTCAGCCTTAAAAATCGTCTCTGCAGTTGTACCGATCAGTCTGACATTATATTTTTCAAGGATGCCTTTTTCCTCTAACTCCATACCAAGGTTTAAGCCTGCCTGTCCACCTAAAGTTGGCAATACGCTGTCCGGTTTTTCTTTTGCAATGATCTTCTCTAAAACAGATACCGTAAGCGGCTCAATATAAACCTGATCTGCGATATCTTTATCTGTCATGATCGTCGCCGGGTTTGAGTTTACCAGCACAACCTCAACACCCTCTTCTTTCAATGAGCGGCATGCCTGTGTACCTGCATAGTCAAACTCTGCAGCCTGTCCAATTACGATCGGGCCGGAACCAATTACTAAAACTTTTTTTATGTCATGATTTCTTGGCATTAATTCTTCCTCCTAAAATTTGTTAAACAATAACGTAAGAATTTTTCTACATCATCGAAATAAAACGATCAAACAAGTATGCAGAATCCTGTGGTCCCGGACACGCTTCCGGATGGAACTGTACGGTAAAAATGTTTTTGCCTACATAGGAAAGTCCCTCATTGGTTCCATCGTTT
The Roseburia rectibacter DNA segment above includes these coding regions:
- a CDS encoding HD-GYP domain-containing protein, with the protein product MQFVKTADLKPGMRLAKPIYNKMGVLLYERDTLLTMQGINSIENFGLIGIFILEPAEPVPPLSREDLEFEQFQTIYVFKLKENMDRLQANQAPVSLSDLVRDIQTHYGSLDHKLNFAQNLRSSADFVYKHSISVGILCAMITNQMHLPAAEQTALITAALLYDFGYLYVPQTVLDKGDDLTTADKDFIQLNLERGYETLRPDRGDYKFPVHTLDIIQQIIFKNSRTLKVKEPADNIRLLVDILAVADEFDHLTAMNINKPPISEIAAMGRLKKDKATYNPLVLSALAECIHILPTGACVDLSDGEKALVLAENPADFLHPMVLKFSTNMIYDLSDPVISKSLKITDIMKTMDNRIALDKDSVKQFVSDAYIKETADRFRKVKLQIAQHKQSELEQKAASALMSSASVIPQNAGTEKSLTQKKTRKKMKLR
- a CDS encoding mannitol dehydrogenase family protein, giving the protein MLQLNLEGIKDKSAWQERNVKLPEFDVQAMMAETKNNPVWVHFGAGNIFRGFIAALQQSLLNQGLEKSGIIAADTFDYDIIDQIYRPHDNMTLMVSLLPDGTMKKEVIASIGAGLRAGTEFPEDMEQLKAVFRNPSLQMVSFTITEKGYALKNIEGAYLPVVQQDFENGPEKCSHAMSKVTALLLERFLSGGTPVAVVSMDNCSHNGEKLKTSVLTVVEEWEKRGFVTKEFADWVNNEEKVSFPWTMIDKITPRPAKVVEDALKELEIGEMAPVITGKNTYIAPFVNAEEPQYLVVEDRFPNGRPALEKAGVYMTDRDTVNDTERMKVTTCLNPLHTALAVYGCMLGYESIAAEMKDTELKKLVELIGKKEGMPVVTDPKILSPEKFLDEVLTKRLPNPFIPDTPQRIATDTSQKLAIRFGETIKSYCKAGKDLNELTGIPLVIAGWLRYLLAVDDAGKEFTPSSDPMLSVMQEKLKDVHLSDPDSADGKLSDILSNDTLFGCDLYEAGIAEKVIKMFKEMLEGPGAVRKVLKKYL
- the uxuA gene encoding mannonate dehydratase; its protein translation is MKMTFRWFGENSDSVKLSQIKQIPGMTGVMGFLDYKAAGEVWTKEEIKDYIDGIHKAGLECEVIESVNVHEDIKIGLPTRDKYIENYKTTIRNLAEYGVKVIVYNFMPVFDWLRTDLARVIPEDGSNSLYFDEKDLGTMGPVEIVKKTAADCNGFSLPGWEPERLAELETTLKNYEGMTGDMLRENFKYFLDAIIPVCEECGVVMACHPDDPAWDIFGLPRIAHSQDDYDRIVKLHDSPANTVCLCTGSLGSDPANDIPSIIRHFGEMNRIGCMHIRNIKHLGYHNFRESSHLSSDGSLDMYEIVKAVYETCPDTYIRPDHGRMIWDETGRPGYGLYDRALGVTYLNGLWEAIDKAARKN
- a CDS encoding GntR family transcriptional regulator — its product is MIIQERNPGETGRDYAYRVMRYNIVYRELKPGTMLSEKEIADQLGLSRTPVREAFIELAKTGIIEVLPQRGSRVAYIDYAMVEEADFVRMALEKAVVELVCGMRTEDDLKELRENVMLQEFYLKNPDHIRLLELDNDFHKKLFQIAGKMQAYTMMEGICVHFDRVRDLSIGVVKDLKVVDDHKKILEAIEAQDARQAAEILTHHLQRFRLEEDAIREVYPEYFEK
- the carB gene encoding carbamoyl-phosphate synthase large subunit, encoding MPRNHDIKKVLVIGSGPIVIGQAAEFDYAGTQACRSLKEEGVEVVLVNSNPATIMTDKDIADQVYIEPLTVSVLEKIIAKEKPDSVLPTLGGQAGLNLGMELEEKGILEKYNVRLIGTTAETIFKAEDRQAFKDTMEKIGEPCAASQVVHNVQDGIKFTNTIGYPVVLRPAYTLGGSGGGIAHNETELVEILTNGLRLSRVGEVLVERCIAGWKEIEYEVMRDANGNCITVCNMENIDPVGVHTGDSIVVAPSQTLGDKEYQMLRTSALNIISELNITGGCNVQYALNPDSFEYCVIEVNPRVSRSSALASKATGYPIAKVAAKIALGYTLDEIKNAITGKTYASFEPMLDYCVVKIPRLPFDKFITAKRTLTTQMKATGEVMSICNNFEGALMKAIRSLEQHVDSLMSYDFTGLSDKELNEQLHVVDDRRIWVIAEALRRGESYDEIHEITKIDRWFIDKLAILVEMENQLKNEPLTVELLKEAKRIEFPDSVIAKLTGKTEKEIHDMRYENGIVAAFKMVDTCAAEFEASTPYYYSVFGSENEAIETNPKKKVLVLGSGPIRIGQGIEFDYCSVHCTWAFAKEGWETVIINNNPETVSTDFDIADKLYFEPLTPEDVESIVRLEKPDGAVVQFGGQTAIKLTESLMKMGVKILGTKAEDVDAAEDRELFDEILEKTQIPRAAGGTVFTAEEAKEVANRLGYPVLVRPSYVLGGQGMKIAFNDDEIEEFIGIINRIAQDHPILVDKYLQGKEIEVDAVCDGTDILIPGIMEHIERTGVHSGDSISVYPAPTISDHVKETIVEYTKRLAQALHVIGLINIQFIAMDEQVYVIEVNPRSSRTVPYISKVTGIPIVDLATKVIIGDTIRGLGYEPGLAPTADYIAIKMPVFSFEKLRGAEISLGPEMKSTGECLGIAKTFNEALYKAFLGAGVTLPKYKQMIMTVKDADKPEAVGVAKRFEALGYKIYATRSTAKYLQEHGVNALRVNKISQESPNVMDLILGHKIDLVIDTPTQGNGDKTRDGFLIRRNAIETGVYCITAMDTANALARSLETATDDLTPVDIATVKNL